The segment aaattcggaaaagtcttcatgtagcgattgaatggcatcatatcttgtcagaatatgcggaaatgtatataccactaaaatacccaattatctgtcagtgtcattccaatcgagcagacaaccgatccaacgcgtatgcaggaaagagaaagaaaaacctaggataaaccgcattgcatacatttgggatgacttggcgccactctgtatatagtcactctatacaaaactatttatttagtgaattcataaattaacctggctcatgTCGATTAGCATTATTAGCACCCAGTTTTATGGTATAACTGTGGTATTGACCtgttcgacagaaacttatgcgctgacggtggtggtctttggaactagccgaacggtgagaaagttgacagtttgcttgaagagtcggaaaaaaatttacttttttaattttcttaatatagtgaaacaatgtacaagtaaaattattattgcaaaatgtaagaaaattgagtactttatttttgatatatactttgtcagtggtttgtttacagtatatacgagaaaataatgtttctgtatatttatgcgacaacaaacaggttacatatcacgctaaattataaaaatccacgtgcttgagtggtaaaaaacttgttttttgtgaaattaatataaacaaggctattgcaagcaagatacaggataactaaagagaacattcatattttcatgtagtgCCGGAGCAATTTGGTTCGATGAGACTGAAAGATATTCGAATCTCcagaactttgacttgaaccgatacaaaacaagcataaggatcttgtaaagtagaaaaacattcaataatatgcaaaaaccgctttaggatcactgctgtgttcgattagttaagtcgccacattaacttttacagtattcttcaaatttatgctctttcaattcactattttaaaagtgtttttaaaataacttgtaaaatagcaaatttcttacaaaacctgataaaaatttagtaaagttttcaatcgaaaaccagttaaaaattaaatttactgaaaaatttttatgaaatgtaccgcatctgacatttgttttcgtttttctcaccatCGCAGCAAGTAGCGACACACCGGCAGTTTTTACTTAAATTTGTCAATAACTATCAGTATAGTATACACTTTTAGTGCTCGAGttgactagagtgactatatatacagagtggcgacaatctcaaaattggaatgataattcaagagcaacatttcaaataggccgaagtcaaaactgacagtttcgagaaaatcgatgttgaaacttgagcatcattttttaactccttatttgatataaacagtgttgcttagaattgaatgtcacattatgacgcaaaaacataatagtttaatgtgtaatgcaacaaccagcagaaaaaacattgatttactttgtaatttgcaaaaatatgcgtttggccgttttcggagatcattcggtaatacgactttttcataaggctgatttgattatcaattgttgatggggcctttgacatgaggcttttatttactgtcagtggtgatatgattttggtACTGGGCCGTTTTTTAGACAGCTTTTCGCGTTTGGCCTTTTTTTTATCACGTTGTTTTGAAGCGCAATGgctagaaaaggttaaaaattcgtaactgggaCAGCTTACTGGATCAGCTTTATTATTTCTACTAGAAAagttggggtttaatttcatcagcaaatctgccaccgttgaacaggtttgtgaagcgaaacgtgttacccgtgaggtgcggcagtgcggcagtcgctattggtagtgtgaagcagcagcagttcattcATTTAGCATTTCTAACTCACCACAGCGTGCAAGTGCATCACGCCTTGGCAGTTCAGCGATAGTAAATGTCTCGGGCGCGCAACTAACGAACTCTGTCCGGTTCCTCCACAGGTGATATATATATACAGCGAAATAGTTTTTTTCGTGCAAGCCGAAAAGTAACGTAAATTTTTGTTGCCGCGCAGGCTTAAATACTAAACATGTCGTGTCTGTGAATGACCGTGTTATTTATGCAGGTAGCATCGTATTGTTTTTTTCGGTCGTCCGTCGAGTCTCTCGCGCAATTGTACAGCGGGGATCATcttcgcagcagcagcaagcagcagaaatcccacaacaaaaatagggccgaatgcaaaacaaaacacaaactgcgtataggctttttcatacagaagggccgaagcacaaaatgaaaactttgttgccagttttcacataaggctttttcaaatttgctttttaagagtcataaagttttcaaatcgctatgatgtttggtattattatagatacttataaaagctttaaatataaccaaaaaaccagtttttttatattttgcacttgggccctattgaaatgttgctcttgaattgaagatagaattaacaaaagggcgaatgtcgcaagcgtaaacaaaccgagtgagggttgattttcctatgctggtccagccaaaagtaactctcacccggtttgtttacatttgcgacattcgcccttttgttaattctatctagaattatctgtcagtgtcattccaatcgagcagacgacgtatccaacgcgtatgcaggaaagagaaagaaaaaccttgggaaaaccgcattgcatacatttgggatgacttgtcgccactctgtatatagtcactctagagtTGACTTCTTCTatgcattattttaaactggcattacatattgtcaattgcaaggaaaattgtactatccaaagtgcgatatcgctcataaaagtgctattttgcattaaatcgtttcggtatcttcggcgcacctattgcttggaaaataacaaaaaagtgcgccgaagataccgaatcgatttaatgcaaaatagcacttttatgagcgatatcgcactttggatggttcaattttccttgcaattgacaataacatTTGATTAAGCTAACGAAAGTATGaataatttatgttgcaaatcacTAAATTTTCCGAAAGCAGATTGGAATGCATAACTAATGGTAGAtataaattttttgataaaataggaGCAAAAAGAGCAGGACAGAGCCCTACTTGCAACTTTACCACAGACTTTTGTCAAAAAATTAGATGTTTAGTTTATTTAATTTGGAGTAAAATTTTATAAGCGTGTAAAATAATGTCGACACTCGACATTGGCGCTTTTATTATGACAGCGGAGAAAAGCTGCtgagtttattttttatttaggctGTGCACTCACAGCGCAGctaaaatgtaaaatttttttcaaattcatatttaGATAAAGCTATGTTGCttcaaacgaaaaataaatataatgacGTGTGAATTAATCTGAGCTAAATCAATTCAGTGTGAAAACCGTGAAAACCATGGCTAGACTAAGCAACGTACGGGTGAAACTGTGCGACCAAATTTTACTGCACAAATTGAACTTACTGAACAATGCAGTTGCCCGAGCCGGATTGACGGAACAGGAAATGGAGGAAGCGTTCAAGCAGAGTATCGGTTACCGACCGAGTCGCCTATCGTGGACCCAGTGGAACGATGGAACGCTTTCCATTCTTTACAGCGTAATTTTCCTGATAGCGCTCTTTATTCTCACTCCATTCCTGGCATCGTTGATTGAAGTCATCCTGGGAACTCGCTGTATAGTGCCAAACAACTACTTGGTCTGGGAAGCAACGCGTCCGCTATCCGACTGTGACTATTGCCGAGGTAGATATTGATTGTTATAGTAACAATATTTGCTATTGAATTTTCGATACTAGAATTTTCGATTTTCCTCATTTTCGAGCAGGAGTTCAAGGACCGATCATTTTGGCTAATTTGTCCCGGGAGGATTTTAAACCCTACGCGTACTCCTCAAGACCTATCATTATCAAAAATGCGATATCCCACTGGCCGGCTGCAAAGTTGCTCAATTTCACTTTCCTGAAGGATCTCTACTACAAGCACCAGGCGGCTTTGGATAGTTTTCACGAAGACTGTCAATATTTGCACTTCAAATCCAGTTTTCAAACGCTTAAAGACGTCTTCCGCATGTCGGAAGACTTCCAGAAAGGCAACAAGCCATGGTACGTCGGCTGGAGTAATTGCAATCCGGTGATTTTGGCCGAACTGAGAAAGCTGTATCCAAAGCCGCATTTTCTTCCGGAGGATGCCGAAATGCCCAATACGGATTTTGTTTTCCTGGGCTATGAGCAAGGAGCGGTTATGCACGTATGTAGAAATGAAATGATTTCAACAATTTCGTAGATTTATTGTATTCGTTAATTCTGTTTAGATTGACTACATCCCGCGGTTAATGTGGCAAGCTCAGTTGCGCGGCAATAAAAGCTGGATTCTGGCTCCAACGCCAGAGTGTGACAATGAATGTCGTAGCTTCAGCTTTTACGTTGAACCGGGCGATGCGTTGCTAGTCGACACCAGGCTCTGGTACCATGGAACGTTCATCTACAAGGGCGAGTTTTCGCTCACCATTCAGTCCGAGTATGGTTAACATCATTACCATAGGTCAGTCGATGTTAGAAAGACAAACAGTGAACCAACCATTGCGATCGTAATTTGTGTTATAAGTTAAAACGATATTTATCGAAATGTTTTGTTTGTTCGTGTGTAGATATGTTGTGTGCCATTTTTTAttgtaaatatttaataaagTATATATTCTCGTATAGATTACTAGATTAGTACTTTATTTGCTAAGTCCTTGACGGTAAGCTTTTTTCAAACAGCACATCACAACCACAAATCGCATTAAACCGCAGTGGTTGCTATGACAACCCTGGTTTGTTAGAAAAAGTTATCCAATTTTTGCAGGGCACGAAATTAACTCAGCCTCCCATCATGTCCTTTCCAAACGTCGTGTTACCGGAAGAAATTGAATATTTCGTGCAAAGTTTGCGCCAATTCCAGGTTGCGGACATAGGCAATCAAAGGTATTAGTTTGGTGAATCATAAGGTCCCTGTAAGTCTCGTCTTTTTGTAACATTTTATTTCAGTTGGTTTGAACAGTACGAATACGTTTTGAAATTAACACAGCAGGCATGTATCGAGGCAAGCACCGAACAAGAGGAAGTGGTCAAGGAACAGATAGTCATCGAGGCCAAACTTCCCGCGCTGGTACACGAAATTTTCTCTGTCAGGATTTGGAGGAATAGAATTCTACCAAAACTGGTAGACGGAAATGACTTGAAGGCTTCCTTCGTTCCATACAGTGTGCTTTATTATGAGATGAACATTGTTGCCTTACTGGAGACAATTCTTTTTCACCGCAATGGCTGTGAGACCTTGGGGGATAGTATCCTGGATTTAATTGATTATTGCACACAAGCTACTGGATTACTAATTGGCTTAGCGAACGATGAGGGTACGCAACACGATAGAGAAACGCAACGTATGAAGGAAACATCTCAAGAAGAGTTGGATCGCCTTAAAAGAGACATGCATTTCAGAGTAGGATTGAAAAGTATAACTATTCTTAACTACATTGTTGAAAACTTAGCATCGCTTCCATTGAGTGTGAGTAATCGATTGATCAAAACCCACGACGTCCCTTGTCTGATTTCCAATGTTTTGCACTATAAACCATGGTTGAGAAAACGTAAAGATTTTGAGAAATTCGTTAATGATCGCTGGGAATCTGTTTTTGGTAGTGACGTTTTTAGAATAGTTAAAAGTGAGGCCCAAGCTTGGATGTGTCTTTTTGGTCTATTGACCAACCAAACAATAATGAGCGAATATGAAATCAACGAGTTTCGGCAAAGGGAAATCGGTAAATGCGTGGGTCTTTTGAATGAACAAATCTTGGACCAGATCCCAGCACTTATGCACCTAAAACAGGTTTTATGTTCTATTCAAATGAAAGCTGGATCTAAGACCGCCTATCGCTCTAATTTACTATTAGAAGAGGTGCCAGAGATCGAAAACAATTTGATGGCAAACGCAAAAACATACGGCTGGAAAAAAATTgtcgaaaaacataaaaaaatatttgtagacTTAACGCAGCAAGAAATTACTGAACTTGCTAGGAGGTAAAAATATATACTTAAAATTTAACAGAATAAAATTGTAACAGAACAATACTTATTCTAGATTGAACACGGCGTATAACACTGATCTACTGGAAATGTCTGAAAATAAAGTTGAAACTGGCGACAAAAAATGTTCGACCTGCAAACAACCAGCTGAAAAGAAGTGTTCACGATGCAGCGCCGTTTACTATTGCTCGCGGTAAATagcacaggaaaaatacaacaaaaacttCCGAGTTCATCATACCTTAATATTCCAGTGACTGTCAAGTTGCAGATTGGCCGCGGCATAAGGATTTGTGTCATCAGCTGAAAGCTCTTTAACCGATTACAGTTCATCAAGAATACGATTACTTATATTCagtttttcatataattaacATTTTCAGCGTTTAGCTAGACTGTCTCAGCTGTTTCAGATGCTCCTTAATCACATCGTGAGCGGGAGTTTCCTCACCGTATGCCTATCAAACGGAAAACAATAAACATTACACTTTTGCAGCACATTATTTAGTTAATATTTTACCTTCAACACCACGCAGGAGGCTCCGGAAATCTTTCGTGGCTTACCCTCTTTGTCGATCTTGCACAGACCAGACCATTCGCCTAGCTTCTTGTTGGAATCGACCCGGATCAGAGGAATTTGATGTTCGTTGCACAGGGCCGTGATCAATTTCTTGTACTGAGGCTCGTCACAACTTTCGGCCAAAATGCATAGCACGGCTTGACGTTTATCTAACGCCTTGCAGGCTTCGTGGATACCATGCACTAAGCCGTCAGCAATCAAGGACTTCTTCAACACTTCCTGCAGGGCCGTGTTGACATCCATCGTTCCATCGATGGGAGCGACCGGGGCTTCACTGTTAAGAATAATATAAACAATCACTGCTCACCCAGTATATTTAACTAATACTTACACCTCAATATCCGACATTATCTGAAAAATAGTAATTGGAGCATTAGTAGTTAATCAAACTTCAGATTTCGAACGTTTGGaatgagtagtcctaaaaacaTCGCCATCATCAAAGCTGACACGAAATTAACAATCAATTTCTCGGCACACTATTATTCGAACACTCAATTTCTAGTAACTTACAAACGCCAGACACTTTGCCAAGTCAGCTTCGAAGATTGATGGTAAATTTAACACACAGATTAATTGATACTTACGAAAAGATTTCTGTTCACAACAAAATGTGTTACGATCACAGCGGCAGAGTTCGCAAAAAGAGCGAAGGAAATTTAGACAGCTAGAAAGCGGAAGTTGATTCGAAGTTTGACATAAGCGATAGCATTCAAGCAAATTGttgaatggtttttgttttccagAAAGTGGGTGGtcccaatgaaaaaaaaaatggaattcaGTTTTGGATCAAAACATCGCAAATGTTTCTGTGACTCTGcactgaaacaaaaaccatatgCGATAAGAAATATTCAACTCTATTTCAAGTGTTCTTGCCAAGATTTACGCATAATTTGATTCAATTTGTTGAAGCTAGCTTGAAGTGATTTTGTATTGATATTCTGTTTCTATTTTTTAACAAAGAGATCTTTCTTTGAAagttatttaatgaaaaaatgtaccgtggacccctgtttgtttgactgtttgaccgtttttaatccgAACAGTTTTTAACTTGAATCCTGCTGGTTTGCACgaggtgcaaattaaaaaaagttcaaatgtcattctcaacatgatatcatttgcttatgcagacaatgcatttgaacacgatttgtttgtaatgACCTATTCTGTGTGTTTATTCTGTTTCatattccgttttcccaacgattatgatagaaatacGATCGGAGAAAGAAATATTTGCTGCTTACAACtgcgaactaaatcaaaccactcTATCAATAACAAAGAGCGGGGCGGTTAGTTCATTAAAGTTtctgcatatttagggttgccagtagttcaaattaaaaactaaccccgttaatTTGCATCAGGAATCgctcaaacgaacgggggtccactgtacaagtgatgtgaattttgccaatgagttgttcttgagtgcaagttcgttttagaa is part of the Sabethes cyaneus chromosome 2, idSabCyanKW18_F2, whole genome shotgun sequence genome and harbors:
- the LOC128733503 gene encoding uncharacterized protein LOC128733503, which gives rise to MARLSNVRVKLCDQILLHKLNLLNNAVARAGLTEQEMEEAFKQSIGYRPSRLSWTQWNDGTLSILYSVIFLIALFILTPFLASLIEVILGTRCIVPNNYLVWEATRPLSDCDYCRGVQGPIILANLSREDFKPYAYSSRPIIIKNAISHWPAAKLLNFTFLKDLYYKHQAALDSFHEDCQYLHFKSSFQTLKDVFRMSEDFQKGNKPWYVGWSNCNPVILAELRKLYPKPHFLPEDAEMPNTDFVFLGYEQGAVMHIDYIPRLMWQAQLRGNKSWILAPTPECDNECRSFSFYVEPGDALLVDTRLWYHGTFIYKGEFSLTIQSEYG
- the LOC128733502 gene encoding zinc finger MYND domain-containing protein 10 homolog, with amino-acid sequence MSFPNVVLPEEIEYFVQSLRQFQVADIGNQSWFEQYEYVLKLTQQACIEASTEQEEVVKEQIVIEAKLPALVHEIFSVRIWRNRILPKLVDGNDLKASFVPYSVLYYEMNIVALLETILFHRNGCETLGDSILDLIDYCTQATGLLIGLANDEGTQHDRETQRMKETSQEELDRLKRDMHFRVGLKSITILNYIVENLASLPLSVSNRLIKTHDVPCLISNVLHYKPWLRKRKDFEKFVNDRWESVFGSDVFRIVKSEAQAWMCLFGLLTNQTIMSEYEINEFRQREIGKCVGLLNEQILDQIPALMHLKQVLCSIQMKAGSKTAYRSNLLLEEVPEIENNLMANAKTYGWKKIVEKHKKIFVDLTQQEITELARRLNTAYNTDLLEMSENKVETGDKKCSTCKQPAEKKCSRCSAVYYCSRDCQVADWPRHKDLCHQLKAL
- the LOC128733506 gene encoding 40S ribosomal protein S12, giving the protein MSDIEVEAPVAPIDGTMDVNTALQEVLKKSLIADGLVHGIHEACKALDKRQAVLCILAESCDEPQYKKLITALCNEHQIPLIRVDSNKKLGEWSGLCKIDKEGKPRKISGASCVVLKAYGEETPAHDVIKEHLKQLRQSS